One part of the Magallana gigas chromosome 5, xbMagGiga1.1, whole genome shotgun sequence genome encodes these proteins:
- the LOC105342687 gene encoding probable G-protein coupled receptor B0563.6: MHESSGLHIAFGILSADETLNDVITNESHSHLVTDEELNVVWRIFVFGLIPLFSVFGVIGNLLSLAVLYHQRMRNPTNSCLGALALSDLGFLVQSLLFVGTNIQSVYDPVLGEERSQILYPWFGAYASLVASRISSSLILLLTIERFIAVCFPIRAKLICNKRCTMACLISICLVTTLLFLPYALKYEIVYLHGNTTHTPMRLMSSKLGENKEFFEIYGVTLNIVYRFIPITLVLILNTRIILITRKTCSSRKLMGTLDAKVYSNEQTRITFMLVTVSLLFVLCTLPGAIQSILSHCLEGYTMTGQHQYVFRCLSYVIYSLETFNSSVNFFIYMVMSKKFSKTYKEMFCCMKSLTHYRVPCNSKESIRSLQKSDTKILNSIK; this comes from the coding sequence ATGCACGAGTCCTCGGGTCTTCACATCGCTTTCGGGATTCTCTCGGCAGACGAAACCCTAAATGACGTCATCACCAACGAAAGCCATTCCCATCTGGTAACAGACGAAGAACTGAATGTAGTGTGGCGGATCTTTGTGTTCGGATTGATCCCGCTGTTTTCTGTGTTTGGAGTGATTGGTAATTTACTCAGTCTCGCCGTGCTTTATCACCAACGAATGAGGAATCCTACCAATTCTTGCCTCGGCGCTTTAGCTCTCTCAGATCTTGGATTTCTTGTGCAAAGTCTTCTTTTCGTGGGAACCAACATCCAAAGTGTATATGACCCGGTGCTTGGTGAGGAAAGAAGCCAGATACTGTATCCCTGGTTCGGGGCTTACGCCAGTTTAGTAGCCTCGAGGATTTCTTCCAGTCTTATACTGCTTTTAACAATAGAGAGGTTCATTGCCGTTTGCTTTCCCATTCGAGCCAAACTTATATGTAACAAGCGGTGTACGATGGCTTGCTTGATCTCTATATGTCTAGTGACGACTTTACTATTTCTTCCTTATGCTCTCAAATATGAAATTGTTTATCTTCATGGCAACACCACGCACACACCCATGCGTCTAATGTCTTCTAAACTGGGcgaaaataaagaatttttcgAAATCTATGGAGTGACTTTGAATATTGTTTACAGGTTTATACCAATAACGCTGGTGTTAATTCTAAATACCAGGATCATCCTAATTACCCGAAAAACTTGCTCAAGCCGTAAACTGATGGGCACTTTAGACGCAAAGGTTTACTCCAACGAACAGACCCGGATAACGTTCATGCTGGTGACCGTGTCCCTACTGTTCGTTCTGTGTACGTTGCCGGGGGCCATACAAAGCATCTTGTCCCACTGCTTGGAAGGCTACACCATGACGGGACAACACCAGTACGTCTTCCGGTGTCTCAGCTACGTCATCTACTCCCTGGAAACCTTCAACTCGTCCGTCAATTTCTTCATCTACATGGTGATGAGTAAGAAGTTCTCAAAGACTTATAAGGAAATGTTTTGTTGCATGAAATCTCTGACCCATTACCGAGTGCCTTGCAACTCTAAGGAGTCCATACGAAGTCTACAAAAAAGTGACACTAAGATCCTCAACAGCATCAAGTAA